In Streptomyces sp. SN-593, a single genomic region encodes these proteins:
- a CDS encoding DUF6099 family protein: MDAARLVAEAERTMSRDPQPADVIAEAWQAYELTDAIGRLLAETREDGVDGGPGTVRPGERATTRDPGLTVSRAGPVPVVSATRVGPPRAARLSTVREPDGTLRALRTLLGGIGLALVTLISSACDEETYWECVEALDAVDEAKDRVHMLAHTNSG, from the coding sequence ATGGACGCTGCACGACTCGTGGCCGAGGCGGAGCGGACGATGAGCCGCGATCCGCAACCGGCGGACGTCATCGCCGAAGCCTGGCAGGCGTACGAGCTGACGGACGCGATCGGCCGGCTGCTCGCGGAGACGCGGGAGGACGGGGTCGACGGCGGCCCGGGCACCGTCCGCCCGGGGGAGCGCGCGACGACCCGCGATCCTGGGCTCACGGTGTCGCGGGCCGGGCCCGTGCCGGTCGTGTCGGCGACACGGGTCGGCCCGCCCAGGGCGGCGCGGTTGAGCACGGTCCGCGAACCGGACGGCACACTGCGGGCGCTGCGCACCCTCCTCGGCGGGATCGGGCTCGCCCTGGTCACGCTGATCTCCTCCGCCTGCGACGAGGAGACCTACTGGGAGTGCGTCGAGGCGCTGGACGCGGTGGACGAGGCGAAGGACCGGGTGCACATGCTCGCGCACACGAATTCGGGGTGA
- a CDS encoding 3-oxoacid CoA-transferase subunit B yields the protein MTNASAADPVEHTGRGPLTTDELAARVARDIPPGSYANLGIGQPTRVAEHLPPGAGIVLHTENGMLGMGPAAVGAEADPDLTNAGKVPVTELPGAAYFHHADSFAMMRGGHLDVCVLGAFEVSHHGDLANWSTGDPDAIPAVGGAMDLAVGARRVLVMMGLFTRDGMPKLVPACTYPLTGAACVSTVYTDHGVFEPGPKGVRVRETYGVTVAELRSRLLVDLLT from the coding sequence ATGACGAACGCCTCCGCCGCGGACCCCGTGGAGCACACCGGCCGCGGCCCGCTCACCACCGACGAGCTCGCGGCGCGCGTCGCCCGCGACATCCCGCCCGGCTCCTACGCCAACCTCGGCATCGGGCAGCCGACGCGCGTCGCCGAGCACCTGCCGCCCGGCGCCGGGATCGTCCTGCACACCGAGAACGGCATGCTCGGCATGGGGCCGGCGGCGGTGGGCGCGGAGGCGGACCCCGATCTCACCAACGCCGGGAAGGTACCGGTCACCGAGTTGCCGGGGGCGGCGTACTTCCACCACGCGGACTCCTTCGCGATGATGCGCGGCGGCCACCTGGACGTCTGCGTCCTCGGCGCGTTCGAGGTCTCGCACCACGGCGACCTCGCCAACTGGTCCACCGGCGACCCGGACGCGATCCCGGCCGTGGGGGGCGCGATGGACCTGGCGGTCGGCGCTCGCCGGGTACTGGTGATGATGGGCCTGTTCACCCGCGACGGCATGCCGAAGCTGGTGCCCGCCTGCACGTACCCGTTGACCGGGGCCGCCTGCGTGAGCACCGTCTACACCGACCACGGGGTCTTCGAGCCCGGCCCTAAGGGTGTCCGTGTCCGGGAGACCTACGGCGTGACGGTCGCCGAACTGCGCAGCCGGCTCCTGGTCGACCTCCTCACCTGA
- a CDS encoding FAD-dependent oxidoreductase, with protein sequence MHSSELKNLRIAVVGAGYGGAAAAKALSLLGARVDVYEQAQRIREVGAGIGLRPATVNRFRQWGIFDAIAGVSSPSEFFEILTATGEPILKEAWPAAGEQTRTHLIHRGDFIDALLGVLPRGMVHLGHRLRTVEDQGGSAVLTFADGATAEADLVVGADGIKSVVRDQLFSAKGPVFSGEHAYRAVISVDDAHGMVVDDNLRMYIGRGTKVYLLPLRHRGQASFDITALCPDGTWTPQVGKDDLLRTVEGFDERLVAITRDLDMDAVNIRAVYDIDPVDTWHSASVVLVGDAAHSMLHHQGQGANSAIEDAGALADALRDAPSLPEGLAAYQATRKPVTDRLQAVSRQGWAEDGIDEVFPGQKAGTAGPSGNPPSSLNPASSPASHPAHESPAPPSHPASAAAGRE encoded by the coding sequence ATGCACTCCTCGGAGCTGAAGAATCTCAGGATCGCGGTCGTCGGCGCGGGATACGGCGGCGCGGCGGCGGCCAAGGCGCTGAGCCTGCTCGGCGCGCGCGTCGACGTGTACGAGCAGGCACAACGGATCCGCGAGGTCGGCGCGGGGATCGGGCTGCGGCCCGCGACCGTCAACCGGTTCCGGCAGTGGGGCATCTTCGACGCGATCGCGGGAGTCAGCTCGCCCAGCGAGTTCTTCGAGATCCTCACCGCCACCGGTGAGCCGATCCTCAAGGAGGCGTGGCCGGCGGCCGGGGAGCAGACCCGTACCCACCTGATCCACCGGGGCGACTTCATCGACGCCCTGCTCGGCGTCCTGCCCCGCGGCATGGTGCACCTGGGCCACCGGCTGCGGACCGTGGAGGACCAGGGCGGCAGCGCGGTCCTCACCTTCGCCGACGGCGCCACCGCCGAGGCGGACCTCGTCGTCGGCGCGGACGGCATCAAGTCGGTCGTGCGCGACCAGTTGTTCAGCGCGAAGGGCCCGGTCTTCTCGGGGGAGCACGCCTACCGCGCGGTCATCTCCGTGGACGACGCGCACGGCATGGTCGTGGACGACAACCTGCGGATGTACATCGGCAGGGGCACGAAGGTCTACCTGCTGCCGCTGCGGCACCGGGGCCAGGCGTCGTTCGACATCACCGCCCTGTGCCCCGACGGCACCTGGACGCCCCAGGTCGGCAAGGACGACCTGCTGCGCACGGTCGAGGGCTTCGACGAGCGCCTGGTCGCCATCACCCGCGACCTCGACATGGACGCCGTGAACATCCGCGCGGTCTACGACATCGACCCGGTCGACACCTGGCACTCCGCGAGCGTCGTCCTGGTCGGCGACGCGGCCCACTCGATGCTCCACCACCAGGGGCAGGGCGCCAACTCCGCCATCGAGGACGCCGGAGCGCTCGCCGACGCCCTGCGCGACGCCCCGTCCCTGCCAGAGGGGCTGGCCGCGTACCAGGCCACCCGCAAGCCGGTGACCGACAGGCTCCAGGCCGTGTCGCGCCAGGGCTGGGCGGAGGACGGGATCGACGAGGTCTTCCCCGGGCAGAAGGCCGGCACCGCGGGCCCGTCCGGGAACCCGCCGTCGTCCCTGAACCCGGCGTCGTCCCCGGCGTCGCACCCGGCGCACGAGAGTCCGGCCCCGCCCTCGCACCCGGCGTCCGCCGCGGCCGGACGGGAGTGA
- a CDS encoding DUF1697 domain-containing protein, which produces MTKPSKPRPPKSADRATAADLAATAATADTTDTADPSATRYVALLRGINVGGHARVPMETLRGLLTDMGGTAVRTHLQSGNAVFTHGEEEPEHLAAELEQRIRDELGLTVTCLVRTATDLRRVADANPFAMEGVNGSRFLVVFLSGPPPRDKLATLDPAVYAPDEFRAGEREIYAHFPDSIRNSKLAARFSDRWLGLTATARNWNTVVKLVELSGP; this is translated from the coding sequence GTGACGAAACCCAGCAAGCCGCGTCCACCGAAGTCCGCGGACCGCGCGACCGCCGCGGACCTCGCGGCCACCGCGGCCACCGCAGACACCACGGACACCGCCGACCCGTCCGCCACCCGCTACGTCGCGCTCCTGCGCGGCATCAACGTCGGGGGACACGCACGTGTCCCCATGGAGACACTGCGCGGCCTGCTCACCGACATGGGCGGCACCGCGGTACGCACCCACCTGCAGAGCGGCAACGCCGTCTTCACCCACGGTGAGGAGGAACCGGAGCACCTGGCAGCGGAGTTGGAGCAGCGCATCAGGGACGAACTGGGGCTCACCGTCACGTGCTTGGTCCGGACGGCGACGGACCTTCGGCGCGTGGCCGACGCGAACCCGTTCGCCATGGAGGGGGTGAACGGCTCACGGTTCCTGGTCGTCTTCCTGTCCGGGCCCCCGCCCCGGGACAAGCTGGCGACCCTGGACCCGGCCGTCTACGCCCCCGACGAGTTCCGGGCCGGTGAGCGGGAGATCTACGCCCACTTCCCGGACTCGATCCGCAACTCCAAGCTGGCCGCCCGCTTCTCGGACCGCTGGCTCGGCCTGACCGCGACCGCGCGCAACTGGAACACCGTCGTGAAGCTCGTCGAGTTGAGCGGGCCCTGA
- a CDS encoding LLM class F420-dependent oxidoreductase, producing MDLRIFTEPQQGASYDTLLAVAKATEELGFDAFFRSDHYLTMGGDGLPGPTDAWITLAGLARETRRIKLGTLMTAGTFRLPGVLAIQVAQVDQMSGGRVEFGLGAGWYEAEHTAYGIPFPKEKFGRLEEQLAVITGLWGTPAGQTFDFDGKFYQLKDSPALAKPAQSSLPVIIGGMGAKRTPELTARYAAEFNVPFASIEDSGQQFERVREALRSAGRAADDIVLSNALVVAVGKDDAEVGRRAAAIGREVDELKANGLAGSPAEVVDKIGRYAELGATRFYLQVLDLEDLDHLELISSQVQSQLG from the coding sequence ATGGATCTACGAATCTTCACCGAGCCCCAGCAGGGGGCGAGCTACGACACGCTGCTGGCCGTCGCCAAGGCCACCGAGGAGCTGGGCTTCGACGCGTTCTTCCGGTCCGACCACTACCTGACCATGGGCGGGGACGGGCTGCCGGGACCCACGGACGCGTGGATCACCCTGGCGGGCCTCGCGCGGGAGACCCGCCGGATCAAGCTCGGCACGTTGATGACCGCGGGCACCTTCCGGCTGCCGGGGGTCCTGGCCATCCAGGTGGCGCAGGTGGACCAGATGTCGGGCGGCCGCGTCGAGTTCGGGCTCGGCGCGGGCTGGTACGAGGCGGAGCACACTGCGTACGGAATCCCCTTCCCGAAGGAGAAGTTCGGTCGGCTGGAGGAGCAGTTGGCCGTCATCACCGGACTGTGGGGGACGCCGGCGGGGCAGACCTTCGACTTCGACGGCAAGTTCTACCAGCTCAAGGACTCGCCGGCGCTGGCCAAGCCCGCGCAGTCCTCGCTCCCGGTGATCATCGGCGGTATGGGAGCCAAGCGCACCCCTGAGCTGACGGCGCGCTACGCGGCGGAGTTCAACGTGCCGTTCGCCTCGATCGAGGACAGCGGGCAGCAGTTCGAGCGGGTGCGGGAGGCGTTGCGGTCGGCCGGTCGGGCGGCGGACGACATCGTCCTGTCCAACGCGCTGGTCGTCGCGGTCGGCAAGGACGACGCCGAGGTCGGCAGGCGTGCGGCGGCGATCGGCCGGGAGGTCGACGAGCTGAAGGCGAACGGGCTCGCCGGTTCGCCCGCCGAGGTCGTCGACAAGATCGGGCGGTACGCCGAGCTGGGCGCCACCCGGTTCTACCTCCAGGTCCTCGACCTGGAGGACCTGGACCACCTGGAGCTGATCTCCTCGCAGGTCCAGTCCCAGCTCGGGTGA
- a CDS encoding nucleotide pyrophosphohydrolase — protein sequence MTDRHDLAELQQRLVDFAARRRWEPFHTPKNLAAALSVEASELLEIFQWLTPEQSAAVMDGGGDGEAAGRVLDEVADVLAYLLQFCAVLDIDVLAALSAKIDRNELRFPVPEPEPEPEPEP from the coding sequence GTGACCGACCGACATGATCTCGCCGAACTGCAGCAGCGCCTGGTGGACTTCGCGGCCCGGCGCCGCTGGGAGCCTTTTCACACGCCCAAGAACCTCGCCGCCGCGCTGAGCGTCGAAGCCTCCGAACTGCTGGAGATCTTCCAGTGGTTGACCCCCGAGCAGTCGGCGGCGGTGATGGACGGAGGCGGTGACGGCGAGGCGGCGGGCCGGGTGCTGGACGAGGTCGCGGACGTCCTGGCGTACCTGCTCCAGTTCTGCGCGGTGCTGGACATCGACGTCCTTGCCGCGCTCTCCGCCAAGATCGACCGCAACGAGCTGCGGTTTCCCGTGCCGGAGCCCGAACCGGAGCCGGAGCCGGAGCCGTAA
- a CDS encoding alpha/beta hydrolase, with amino-acid sequence MPLHPEIAGFLAGLPAPPGGPLDPAALRAADEARVLPTEQRLPLHAVADVTARTDSGEVPVRVYTPTAAARHGVLVYFHGGAFFLGSLETHDHLARSLAKETGLTVVSVGYRLAPEAAFPAGLDDCHAVVRWVARQGDGLGWDGGLLAVAGDSSGGAFAAAVAARAHDEGFDRITHQVLYYPSLDLDFDPDRYPSLRENAVGYGLETAGLRPFNAFYLDSGADPADPRVSPIRRPDLGGLPPALIVTAEFDPLRDEGELYGRRLQEAGVEATVRRYRGANHGFVQHFSRIAEFSDVFAVTRAFLRGH; translated from the coding sequence GTGCCCCTGCACCCCGAGATCGCCGGCTTCCTCGCGGGCCTGCCCGCTCCGCCCGGCGGCCCGCTCGACCCGGCGGCCCTGCGCGCGGCCGACGAGGCCCGGGTCCTTCCCACCGAGCAGCGGCTGCCGCTGCACGCGGTGGCGGACGTGACCGCGCGGACCGACTCCGGCGAGGTGCCGGTACGCGTCTACACGCCGACCGCGGCCGCCCGGCACGGCGTGCTGGTCTACTTCCACGGCGGCGCCTTCTTCCTCGGCAGCCTGGAGACCCACGACCACCTCGCACGGTCGCTGGCGAAGGAGACCGGTCTGACGGTCGTCTCCGTCGGCTACCGCCTCGCGCCCGAGGCCGCCTTCCCCGCCGGGCTCGACGACTGCCACGCCGTGGTGCGCTGGGTCGCCCGGCAGGGTGACGGCCTCGGCTGGGACGGCGGGCTGCTGGCCGTCGCCGGGGACAGCTCCGGCGGCGCCTTCGCCGCCGCGGTCGCGGCCAGGGCACACGACGAGGGGTTCGACCGGATCACCCACCAGGTCCTCTACTACCCCTCGCTCGACCTGGACTTCGACCCGGACCGCTACCCCTCGTTGCGGGAGAACGCCGTCGGCTACGGGCTGGAGACCGCCGGGCTGAGGCCCTTCAACGCCTTCTACCTCGACAGCGGCGCCGACCCCGCCGACCCGCGCGTCTCGCCGATCAGGCGGCCCGACCTGGGCGGGCTGCCGCCGGCCCTGATCGTCACCGCAGAGTTCGACCCGCTGCGCGACGAGGGCGAACTCTACGGCCGGCGGCTCCAGGAGGCCGGGGTGGAGGCGACCGTCCGCCGTTACCGGGGCGCCAACCACGGCTTCGTCCAGCACTTCTCCCGGATCGCCGAGTTCTCCGACGTCTTCGCCGTGACCCGCGCCTTCCTGCGCGGGCACTGA
- a CDS encoding phosphotriesterase, protein MSRVNTVLGPVPAEELGFVAIHEHIGYGMPGSELDTKWWRTPEERSAETVPKLRRFHELGGGTFVDVTGICNGRDIDHYRSLSAKTGVHIVACTGFVGGDTALPYFARADVDRLTRQFVHEITVGIGGTGGRAGVIKVGVSRGGRMTELDKRIYRAAARASLTTGAPVLTHLAIDAENAVAIFAQEGLPLDRVLFGHVDDGVNADRTRDVWIAEQGGRVGFDTFGYETELPDPPFWARPRQERLDHFLRFVDGGRRLHQVLASADANCSPLGWPGVEGHTVNYLFDDLIPDLRAAGLDEAALKTVFVDNPAAFLTLQK, encoded by the coding sequence GTGTCCAGAGTGAACACCGTCCTGGGGCCGGTCCCCGCCGAGGAACTCGGCTTCGTGGCGATCCACGAGCACATCGGGTACGGCATGCCCGGCTCCGAGCTGGACACGAAGTGGTGGAGGACCCCTGAGGAGCGCTCCGCCGAGACCGTTCCGAAGCTGCGCCGGTTCCACGAACTCGGCGGCGGCACCTTCGTGGACGTGACCGGCATCTGCAACGGCCGCGACATCGACCACTACCGGTCCCTGTCGGCGAAGACCGGCGTCCACATCGTCGCCTGCACCGGTTTCGTGGGGGGCGACACCGCGCTGCCGTACTTCGCCCGCGCGGACGTCGACCGGCTCACCCGGCAGTTCGTGCACGAGATCACCGTCGGCATCGGCGGCACCGGCGGGCGCGCCGGCGTCATCAAGGTCGGCGTGAGCCGCGGCGGCCGGATGACCGAGCTGGACAAGCGCATCTACCGCGCCGCCGCCCGCGCGTCCCTCACCACCGGCGCGCCCGTCCTCACCCACCTCGCCATCGACGCCGAGAACGCGGTGGCGATCTTCGCTCAGGAGGGCCTCCCGCTGGACCGCGTGCTGTTCGGGCACGTGGACGACGGCGTGAACGCCGACCGGACCCGCGACGTCTGGATCGCCGAGCAGGGCGGCCGGGTCGGCTTCGACACCTTCGGCTACGAGACGGAGCTGCCCGACCCGCCGTTCTGGGCTCGGCCGCGGCAGGAGCGGCTGGACCACTTCCTGCGGTTCGTCGACGGGGGCCGCCGCCTGCACCAGGTCCTCGCGTCGGCCGACGCCAACTGCAGCCCGCTGGGCTGGCCGGGGGTCGAGGGACACACCGTCAACTACCTCTTCGACGACCTCATCCCGGACCTGCGCGCCGCCGGCCTGGACGAGGCCGCCCTGAAGACGGTCTTCGTCGACAACCCGGCCGCCTTCCTGACCCTCCAGAAGTAA
- a CDS encoding MBL fold metallo-hydrolase produces the protein MEQARTVHPLVSPWGRFGLYSFYVDAPEPAIVDTGIASSPADGMAPALAAIGRRVEDVRWILLTHGHIDHIGGAYALWELTGRRAQVVIHHADAPMLRSRRAHVEEYRAGRGRYLADPDGEARVAAAADTVISGEMEPTLLVGGGETLSLGGDVTVSVHSLPGHTPGSVAYAVDGRRAVFTGDAVQVTGAANGFPGYTDPAAYRASLTSLRDVVRPRHLYLGHPYRRADGTPYGVELDEAQAREAVAQSLDAERRVAAAARACLDAGARATHSPYSPFASVADALGYTGDPALEPSPFFTSLHGYRAQHRRTAQ, from the coding sequence ATGGAGCAGGCACGCACCGTCCACCCCCTGGTCTCGCCCTGGGGTCGGTTCGGGCTGTACAGCTTCTACGTCGACGCGCCCGAACCGGCGATCGTCGACACCGGTATCGCCTCGTCGCCGGCCGACGGCATGGCCCCGGCACTGGCGGCGATCGGGCGGCGCGTCGAGGACGTGCGCTGGATCCTGCTGACGCACGGCCACATCGACCACATCGGCGGTGCGTACGCCCTGTGGGAGCTGACCGGCCGGCGCGCCCAGGTGGTCATCCACCACGCCGACGCGCCGATGCTCCGTTCGCGGCGGGCCCACGTCGAGGAGTACCGCGCGGGACGCGGCCGGTACCTCGCGGATCCGGACGGCGAGGCGCGGGTGGCGGCCGCCGCGGACACCGTCATCTCCGGCGAGATGGAACCCACCCTGCTCGTCGGGGGCGGCGAGACGCTGTCCCTCGGCGGCGACGTCACGGTGTCGGTGCACTCCCTCCCGGGTCACACGCCCGGGTCGGTCGCGTACGCCGTGGACGGCCGGCGGGCGGTGTTCACCGGGGACGCCGTGCAGGTGACAGGCGCCGCGAACGGCTTCCCCGGCTACACCGACCCGGCCGCCTACCGCGCGAGCCTCACCTCCCTGCGTGACGTGGTCCGGCCCCGCCACCTCTACCTCGGGCACCCTTACCGCCGCGCCGACGGCACCCCGTACGGCGTCGAACTCGACGAGGCGCAGGCGCGGGAGGCCGTCGCCCAGAGCCTCGACGCCGAGCGGCGCGTGGCCGCGGCGGCCCGCGCCTGCCTCGACGCCGGCGCGCGCGCCACGCACTCGCCGTACTCCCCGTTCGCCTCCGTGGCGGACGCCCTCGGCTACACCGGCGACCCGGCCCTCGAACCGTCGCCGTTCTTCACCTCGCTGCACGGCTACCGCGCGCAGCACCGACGGACCGCGCAGTGA
- a CDS encoding CocE/NonD family hydrolase, protein MTDLHTIRAGEQVIAVRKDLRVPMRDGVELAADAYHGVDDTPRPALIAASAYGKELQALALTTPPQLRPSPMWDGCIEAGDIARVVREGYVHVIGDMRGTGDSGGTMIGNYNAGGVPQGQDLYDLIEWVAAQPWCDGNVGMIGISYFGSMQVLAAAERPPHLKAIFVSGGHYDFYETTYHGGIMWFMPRAAREGRGGDSGIAHTDVRSRMRQVHGAEELDRLVAERLKDPDVAAWPNLVHVLRYPAHREFWFDIVMNPLDGDWYEERNPVNLARAIDIPVYLQIDQGRGWTVDGHIELFDVLKGPKKLDIGSYPPMQSRPWVEEHDAMFRWYAYWLKGVDNGIMDEPAVSVFVEGSREVVTAAQWPPKETSHRSLYLRPRRKLSFEPEHMGAEHAAPDGFYQAPLTVTDEVEVLAWRTAPFEEPTELIGSGAAHLFAEIDQDDTNFILRLWDEAPGGARQLVTTGYLKASHRELDEERSTEGNPYHPHTRSVPVEPGSIEEYVLRLYPFAATLLPGHRLVAELSNDEPLADAHNALLPPDAFHLPVGRPVTHKIYRDAAHPSRLVLPFTTTGGAR, encoded by the coding sequence ATGACCGACCTTCACACCATCCGGGCGGGCGAGCAGGTCATCGCCGTCCGCAAGGACCTGCGGGTGCCGATGCGCGACGGCGTCGAACTCGCCGCGGACGCCTACCACGGCGTGGACGACACGCCCCGCCCGGCGCTGATCGCGGCGAGCGCCTACGGCAAGGAACTGCAGGCCCTGGCGCTGACCACACCTCCGCAACTGCGCCCCAGCCCGATGTGGGACGGCTGCATCGAGGCCGGCGACATCGCACGCGTCGTCCGCGAGGGGTACGTCCACGTGATCGGCGACATGCGCGGCACCGGCGACTCCGGCGGCACCATGATCGGCAACTACAACGCCGGCGGGGTCCCGCAGGGCCAGGACCTGTACGACCTGATCGAGTGGGTGGCCGCGCAGCCGTGGTGCGACGGCAACGTCGGCATGATCGGCATCTCCTACTTCGGCTCCATGCAGGTCCTCGCCGCCGCCGAGCGCCCCCCGCACCTGAAGGCGATCTTCGTCAGCGGCGGGCACTACGACTTCTACGAGACGACCTATCACGGCGGGATCATGTGGTTCATGCCGCGTGCCGCCCGGGAGGGGCGCGGCGGCGACTCCGGCATCGCCCACACCGACGTCAGGTCCCGCATGCGGCAGGTGCACGGCGCCGAGGAACTGGACCGGCTCGTGGCGGAGCGGCTGAAGGACCCCGACGTGGCCGCCTGGCCCAACCTCGTGCACGTGCTGAGGTACCCCGCCCACCGCGAGTTCTGGTTCGACATCGTGATGAACCCCCTCGACGGCGACTGGTACGAGGAGCGCAATCCCGTCAACCTCGCCCGCGCCATCGACATCCCGGTCTACCTGCAGATCGACCAGGGCAGGGGCTGGACGGTGGACGGCCACATCGAGCTGTTCGACGTGCTCAAGGGTCCCAAGAAGCTCGACATCGGCTCCTACCCGCCGATGCAGTCGCGGCCCTGGGTCGAGGAGCACGACGCGATGTTCCGCTGGTACGCGTACTGGCTCAAGGGCGTCGACAACGGGATCATGGACGAGCCGGCCGTGAGCGTGTTCGTGGAGGGCTCACGCGAGGTGGTGACCGCGGCGCAGTGGCCGCCGAAGGAGACCTCCCACCGGTCGCTCTACCTGCGCCCGCGCCGCAAGCTGTCCTTCGAGCCGGAGCACATGGGCGCCGAGCACGCCGCACCGGACGGCTTCTACCAGGCGCCGCTGACCGTGACCGACGAGGTGGAGGTGCTCGCGTGGCGCACCGCGCCGTTCGAGGAGCCCACCGAACTGATCGGCAGCGGCGCCGCGCACCTGTTCGCCGAGATCGACCAGGACGACACCAACTTCATCCTCCGCCTGTGGGACGAAGCGCCCGGCGGCGCGCGGCAGTTGGTGACGACCGGCTACCTCAAGGCGTCCCACCGGGAACTCGACGAGGAGCGCTCCACCGAGGGCAACCCGTACCACCCGCACACCCGGTCGGTGCCGGTGGAGCCGGGCAGCATCGAGGAGTACGTCCTGCGGCTGTACCCGTTCGCGGCCACCCTCCTGCCGGGGCACCGCCTGGTGGCGGAGTTGTCCAACGACGAACCGCTCGCCGACGCGCACAACGCCCTGCTGCCCCCGGACGCCTTCCACCTGCCGGTGGGCCGTCCGGTGACCCACAAGATCTACCGGGACGCCGCGCATCCCTCCCGGCTGGTGCTGCCGTTCACGACGACCGGCGGTGCTCGGTAG
- a CDS encoding phosphotriesterase translates to MSVNSSTVNTVLGPVPADELGVVAVHEALLSVLPGAEHAYDVDFDRPEIFETLAGKLRDFRARGGGTLVDSTGMFHGRDVRLYESLSRATGVHIVASTGQGPEELLGGYFLTPQTDPPTPWPAEKFAELFTREITEGMVVPRVERRGPAGLVATAVTRTGMTATDESLVRGAARAALATGTALSLRYGADAVHDLDTALDEGLPADRIAVGGLDRADAVAAGAPVKVAARGARVVLDRVGREGPDHVTDAERARLVVELARAGHADRILLSAGATGVAKGHPADDLPYSRVLTDFVPRLAARGLGEDDVRRILVANPRDLLATR, encoded by the coding sequence ATGAGCGTGAACAGCAGCACCGTGAACACCGTCCTTGGCCCGGTGCCGGCGGACGAACTGGGCGTCGTCGCGGTCCACGAAGCCCTGCTGTCGGTGCTCCCGGGCGCCGAGCACGCCTACGACGTGGACTTCGACCGGCCGGAGATCTTCGAGACGCTCGCCGGGAAGCTGAGGGACTTCCGCGCCCGCGGCGGCGGCACGCTCGTCGACAGCACGGGCATGTTCCACGGACGGGACGTGCGGCTGTACGAGTCGCTGTCCCGCGCCACCGGTGTCCACATCGTCGCCTCGACCGGGCAGGGCCCCGAGGAACTCCTCGGCGGCTACTTCCTCACTCCGCAGACCGACCCCCCGACCCCGTGGCCGGCGGAGAAGTTCGCGGAACTCTTCACCCGGGAGATCACCGAGGGCATGGTGGTCCCGCGCGTGGAGCGCCGCGGCCCCGCCGGCCTGGTGGCCACGGCCGTGACCCGTACCGGTATGACTGCGACCGACGAGAGCCTGGTGCGCGGCGCCGCCCGGGCCGCCCTCGCCACCGGCACCGCGCTCTCGCTCCGGTACGGCGCCGACGCCGTCCACGACCTGGACACCGCCCTCGACGAGGGGCTGCCGGCCGACCGGATCGCCGTCGGCGGGCTGGACCGCGCGGACGCCGTCGCCGCCGGCGCGCCCGTGAAGGTCGCCGCCCGCGGCGCCCGCGTCGTGCTCGACCGGGTCGGCCGGGAGGGCCCGGACCACGTCACCGACGCCGAACGCGCCCGCCTGGTCGTGGAGTTGGCGCGGGCGGGCCACGCCGACCGGATCCTGCTGTCCGCCGGCGCGACCGGCGTGGCGAAGGGCCACCCCGCCGACGACCTGCCCTACAGCCGGGTGCTGACCGACTTCGTGCCGCGGCTCGCGGCGCGGGGCCTGGGCGAGGACGACGTGCGCCGCATCCTCGTGGCCAACCCGCGCGACCTGCTCGCCACGCGCTGA
- a CDS encoding TetR/AcrR family transcriptional regulator — MANLRQAQKQMTRRLLLESGLELFKTKGYAATTVDDIATAAGTTRVTFYAYFPSRSELMRALIDEQLNEALQRVGSPEHGSTALGLVATVADGTPAAVTAWLRRTADSWPAIRPIIRVGRDAAVVDPELTDLVERWLEEAISDIEDGLAQAGRFEPHQRRFRGVLAMAELDYVAQHWDGADWKLTREQMLEELGASWLRLLT, encoded by the coding sequence ATGGCGAACCTTCGACAGGCGCAGAAGCAGATGACGCGCCGTCTGCTGCTGGAGTCGGGACTCGAACTGTTCAAGACGAAGGGGTACGCCGCCACCACGGTCGACGACATCGCGACGGCGGCGGGTACCACCCGGGTGACCTTCTACGCCTACTTCCCCTCCCGCAGCGAGCTGATGAGGGCCCTCATCGACGAGCAGCTCAACGAGGCCCTGCAACGCGTCGGTTCGCCCGAGCACGGCTCCACCGCCCTGGGCCTGGTGGCGACCGTGGCGGACGGGACGCCGGCGGCGGTCACCGCCTGGCTGCGGCGCACCGCCGACAGCTGGCCGGCGATCCGGCCGATCATCCGCGTCGGCCGGGACGCCGCGGTCGTCGACCCGGAGCTGACCGACCTGGTGGAGCGGTGGCTGGAGGAGGCCATCAGCGACATCGAGGACGGGCTGGCGCAGGCCGGCCGCTTCGAACCCCACCAGCGCCGCTTCCGGGGCGTGCTGGCGATGGCGGAGCTGGACTACGTCGCCCAGCACTGGGACGGCGCGGACTGGAAGCTCACGCGCGAGCAGATGCTCGAGGAACTGGGCGCAAGCTGGCTGCGGTTGCTGACCTGA